Part of the Coprobacillus cateniformis genome is shown below.
GACCGAGCCTTTAAAGATTTTTTAATTGAGCAAGGTGTAAATGAAATTCAATTTGAGGAGAAAGAAAATGAAGATCATAAGAAAACAGAAAGTGAAGTATTTGATAAAGAAAGTGATTTGGCAATTGTTGAAGATACTCAAACAAATGAAGTGACAACAAGAAAGATTGTAAAAATACCATTGGAAAAATTACAAGTGTTTGAATTAAACCCAAGTAGACCATCACAAGAATTTATTGAACGTTTAGCAAGTTCTATTTATGAGGACGGTTTAAACAATCCTATTCACGTTGTGAAATACAAAGATAAATATTTAATTCAAAAAGGTAATAAGCGATACAAA
Proteins encoded:
- a CDS encoding ParB N-terminal domain-containing protein, with amino-acid sequence MCKIERKIKNDTVTLSTRISKGFDKNGKRLRKRYSLKLDTNEYQTEKQQDRAFKDFLIEQGVNEIQFEEKENEDHKKTESEVFDKESDLAIVEDTQTNEVTTRKIVKIPLEKLQVFELNPSRPSQEFIERLASSIYEDGLNNPIHVVKYKDKYLIQKGNKRYK